The Apodemus sylvaticus chromosome 4, mApoSyl1.1, whole genome shotgun sequence nucleotide sequence GGGTTTGGAATGgattcccattttctttttcttggtgaCATGAACCTCCTGAAGTCTGAAACACTTGGCTTAGTGTTGTCGACTGTGGACAGAGAAGCAAGCAGAGCCTGCTTAGACCTGAGGAACCTCAGATGGATGTCCTACGTGGAATCAGAAGAGTGAAGCTTCTAAGATTCCCCCTACTAGTATCCACAAAACTCCTTTTTATTGTATACATGAGGGGAAAAGAAGACTTTTTAGTCATTCATTTCAGGGGAATATTGCATTGAAAgtttaaaatactataaaaataagaaaataagctcttttgtttttaaagggtaGTTATGAAAACagtaattacattttattatattttatgtgtgattCTTAAATATTAAATGTGAACATTTAAGACACATGTACTTGggtctttatttatattcatatttatttaggttttgtatatatttctctttctgtgtgtgtatgcgctttggttttgaagacaggatttctttgtgtagctgaCCTGGAACAAGCTCTGtagtccagcctggccttgaactcccacaGCCTCTCCCTCCCGAGTTGCCTGGATTAAAGGCCtggccaccacctcctggctaccCGGGTTTTCTTATGAacactttctttttctacttttgaGACATCAGCTTACTACATAGCTGACTTGGGActaacttgaactcagagatccggaactctggaattaaaggtatgcaccaccatgcaccAAGGAGACATCACAATCAAGGATTAGCAAAATTAATGGACCTTTGAATTTCCTGTAATACACCACTTGGTATCAAGAATAGCTCAAGCTGACATTTTAACTAGATCCATTTTTaatagtgggggtgggggtagtttACTGGAATGCCAGGCATagtgacacacctttaatcccagagccgAACTCACCAAGGCCGGCGGGTATCAGTGAGTAGCAGGACAATTGGGACTGCATTATgagtccctgcctcaaaaacaaactacaaataaaaaaatatacaggaGAGGTGACGCAATAGTAAACAGTAAAAGTACCAGAGTTACTCTGTGTTGTACGGACACCACCaccaagagagagaaaggaatgttCCCTTGGGTGCCTGGTAACGGAGCAGCTGAGTCCATTTGCTCCTGCCTAGGCGCCACCCAGCGACCATGGGAAGACGCTTCACCCCTTAGCAGAGGGGAATGCTGACACTTCGAGGCCCTGAAGGCACCTCTGCTCCGCCCAGCTGCACTGGCAGGATCCCGTGAGGTTACAGACCCACTGAGCAGCAGGGAGCTACGGAAAGCAGCCGCCCGCCCCGCCCTTCTCTGCGCAGGCGCGTCCTCAGGCGCCCGCCCTGCAAGATTCCCGTCGGGCCTTCGCTCGCGGCGACCGGCGCTCCTGGTGACGTCACGGGATCCGGCCGCCCTCATTGGTCCATTTCAATAGTCGCGGGCTACTTGAACTACTAGAACAGGAGGCGGGCGGCGCGCAGCTCGCGGCTCCTGGGCTCTGCGCTCCTCCCGCCTGCAGCGCCTGTTCCGCGGGTCGGCCGCCAGGGTCCTGCGCAGCCCGGGAGCGGCGGGCGCCGTGCACGCTCTGCCGCCGACGGATCCCGACCGGAGCCGCGATGCCGGGCACCTCGAGACAGTCGAATCGCGAGGCGGGCTCAGCCCTGCTCTCGCTGCatcaggaagaccaagagaatgTCAACCCTGAAAAAGTGGCGCCAGCCCAGCAGCCGCGAGCGCAGGCGGTGCTGAAGGCCAGGAACGTGCGGGGAGCCGCGCCGCAGCAGAAGCTCAAGACTCGGCGGGTAAGAGGGTGCAGGGGTCTGTAGGAGGTCCAGGCGGGAGCGGTCCTGGGTTTAGCAGCCAAGAGGGCCAGAAAGCACGCTGAGCTTTCTAGGGGCAGTCGGGCTGCAATCTTCGCGGTCCTGGCGTTTCTAGTACCAAATAGCCCCACGAGCCCTGCTGACCCGTGTATACTGACTGCCCTTCAGCACTAGTGGCTCCGTCTTCCTAAAAATGCCGGGGGTCATACCAAGCGATGCCACCCGAGTGTCGACTATCCCCAGCTGTGTACCTTTGCCTCCACTTTTAAAGCCAGGCATTGCATTAGGATGCAGATCCCTTCCCCCTCACCATCTGCTTCACAGATTACTACTTCAGGGAAGGACATAAAGCAAGTATTCTGCTTGGTAAATTCCGCCATTTTAGCCAGACTTGCTGTTTTGCTCTACCCTGGGCTTAAGGATGTGAATCAGTTCTTTGCCCTAACTTTAGTCCTTGATTAGTTTGGAATTCCAATCCGTTCTATTTATAGTCTTTGTAGAAATGGTTGTGAAAAATAGATTTACACACCTTACCTGGGCCTTGCCTCATGAACTTAGATTTTTCTTAGAGTGTTTGGAAATAAAAGCTGATGCCCACAAGGCGAAAAGCAaagttgaatttaaaaaaattcctccTCTTTAGGTTGCACCTCTCAAGGACCTTCCTATAAACGATGATCATGCCGCCGCTGTTCCTTCCTGGAAAGCAGTCAGTAAACAGCCTGCCTTCACCATTCATGTGGATGAAGCAGAAGAAACTCAGAAGAGGCCAGCTGAGCTTAAAGAAACAGAGCTTGAAGATGCCCTGGCTTTTAATGCAGCTGTCTCTTTACCCAGAGTAAGAAAACCACTGACACCTCTTGATTTTCCAATGGATGGTAGTTTTGGTAAGgttgcttttcatttttactagtctctcttccttctttccctcctttctgcctttccccCCTGAGTTTCTTGAGTATCCttgactatcctgaaactcactctgtagactaggctggccttgaactaagagatccACCCAactctggggttaaaggcatgtgccatcaaattctagattacaggcatgtggtaCCATGCTTTGCTTGGTACATTCTGAAGATTGTTACCAAGCTAAGAATTATAGTTACTTGATTGGGTCAGTGACATcttgaggggttttttttgtttgttggttggttggttggttggtttggtttttgggtgtttttttgttgttgttgttttgtttttttttttgtttttgtttttttattttcttaagacagggtttctctgtatagccctggctgtcctggaactcactctatagaccaggctggccttgaactcacaaatccgcctgcctctgcctccagagtgctggtattataggcatgcaccaccaccgcctggcttgacaTCTTGAATTTTAAGATTAATGTCTTACCTGATCATAGCACAGTGAGTTAAGATTACTACAATAGGCTTAGAAAGGATATCAGATCTCATAACAAGTACTCAGATCCACTGACCTATAAAAGGACTCAAATCTTTAACCAGCAGGAAGGGTACCTACATCAATTTTAATTAGATCTTAAATATCTATCTTAATCTCATCTGACTTTATAAATGTTTGGTTGGGAGAATAGATTTCAGTTTTATAGGTGACTCTCTTCTTAACATGCCAGTCCTAAGAGTGCCCCTTGAGACTATAGTTTTAACCATTATGATATCTGCCATTCCTTTAAATCTACTCTGAATGTTCATCAGATTGGTCAGACACATAGAAGGCAAATGGCTGCTGTAAACAGCTCTGCAGTTGCTAGGACCTCGCTGTGTGGGGACCAGAGATTGGTATCTGTCACTCTCTACCTTATGCTGAGTGTGTGTCAGGAGAAGGGATAAACTCCCTGTGCTGGTACATGTGGAGACTAGAGAAGTATTTGATTTGGGGGTTTCTTCAACCACTCTCCCATCTTGTTTCTTGATAAAAGGTCTCATTGGGGCTCACTGATTTGACTAGACAGCCTGGCCATCGAGCCAGTTATATGATGACTATTTTTCAACCCTTTTTCCTCTCCCACTCCTAGGCCTATAGAATGAGACCCTATTTTAACAAACACCAAGTCCCTTACAGATTACAGTTAGTCTGTTTGAACATGATATGACAAACTTGATATCTTTACTAACATTTGCTAATACATGCCATTTACCTGATTGTAATTACTCCCTCGTTATGATTTGACTATGTCAACCTGTGGGATCTGCAATTActcaagacaaaaaaattaattatttccaAACTTTGCTGTTGAGTATTTGCCCTAACAGAACCTCTGTACCATCTACTCACCTCTTGAAAATGATACTTTAAGGTGTAATTCTCAGTCCTCTTAGTAGCCTATTGGTGTACATGCATGAATTTATTTTGGAATTAAGGTTATCCCAGTGCTATGACAGAAATCCTAAAACCAGAATAAGATATTCTATGTTGCTTTGCCATTGGGGCCTTTTTAATTGGAAGAGATAAATACTTTGGCTTTAATATCATACACACAGAATCATCACATGCTATGGATATGTCTATTGTCTTAGAAGACGAAAAGCCAGTGAATGTTAATGAAGTACCTGACTATCAAGAAGATATTCACAAGTACCTTAGGGACATGGAGGTAAGGCTCTGTTCATTAAAAAATGGCTAAGTGAAATAGAGAGGATAATGTTGACACCTGCTAACTACTAGCAAGTTACTCTAATGCCAAACTTAAGATTATAGTGTTATGTATGCATCTTTGAATGGTGAGGCAACCTAATAACCTAATTAACCCTGAGTTTTCCTTCAGGTTAAATGTAAACCTAAAGTGGGTTATATGAAGAGGCAGCCAGACATCACTAACAGTATGCGGGCCATCCTTGTGGACTGGCTAGTTGAAGTGGGAGAAGAATATaaactacagaatgagaccctgcaTTTGGCTGTGAACTACATTGATAGATTCCTGTCCTCCATGTCTGTGTTAAGAGGAAAGCTTCAGCTTGTGGGCACGGCTGCTATGCTGCTAGCTTCGTAAGTCCAGCTAATTTGGTTCAGCATCATCACTCACTGCTCCTACCtcccatttatattttattggatgttttgcctgcatgtatatctgtagcACGTGTGGTGCCTGTTgaggcagaagagggcagtggatcccCTAAGCTTGGTGTTATATACTGTTAAGAGCACCTCTGGGGTGCCGAGAATTGAACCTGTCCCAGCCAGTACTCTAACCATTGTGCCATCTTTTCAACCCCCAGTTTTAACTGACAACTTTAGGGATGGCTGTGGGTGATTCTGAATAGTGGGTGAAAACTTATAAAGCTTTCTAGATCTGAATTTCGCATGCCTTGAATGAGCATAGACCAACCACATTTTATCACACTAGATTAAGAGTTTGAAAGTGGCTCTTCTACTATAAAGTGCTTTCTGGAGTATAAGCAGTATCTTCCTTCCATCAGGAAATAAATTGTATACGGGAGACAAATCAGAAGTCCCATAGTGATTTGGGCCTTTGAATTGGTTTTTAAACATCTTAGCTAGAGGTGGCAGTCAACTGTCAGTGGGAATGTCGTTGATGGAAGTCTACAGTCTATGCGGTTTAGATTAAGACAAGACCTTTTGAAAAAACACAACTTCTTTTGTTATAGGAAGTTTGAAGAAATATACCCCCCAGAAGTAGCAGAGTTTGTGTATATTACAGACGATACCTATTCCAAGAAGCAGGTTCTGAGAATGGAGCACCTAGTATTGAAAGTCCTTGCTTTTGACTTGGCTGCACCAACAGTAAATCAGTTCCTTACCCAGTACTTCCTACACCTGCAGCCTGCAAACTGCAAGGTTGAAAGCTTAGCAATGGTAAGTccagtttggggtttgtttttaggTTACAATTAGGGGCAAGCCCTGGTTTCATCGTATAACACTGCTTAAGAGATATATCGTGTTTTCAGACAGTTAATGCTCCAATAAACAGAAAATGCTATGGCCCTCTATCTGTGGGCTCTGCACTTACGGAATCAATGTACGGGCCTTAAACGTAGCTGCCTATGTACTGGATAAGCACACACCAATCATGTGTATTGTCTTATTTTGTATTACAAGTGATTTAGTGGTATTATATATAGCATTAACTTAGGAAAATGGCATGTATCTTTTATATGTAAGAGATTTAAGTATCTGGTGTGCGTGGATAGGGGCTGAGAGGTCCAGGAGAGAATTTTCCAATGAGTACCCAAAGGTGGCCATGCTGGAAAAGCACTAACTAGTGGTTTAAAGAGAACAACCTAGTAGATTAGGGGGAAAAGTAATCAGAGAATAGAGCAAAACATTGAAGAAATTTTCCCAGGGCTGATTTAGAGCCAGTGAGTATTCAAGACAATAGAAACTGGTCAGGAAGCAAGGATTTAAAACCGGAGTCTTATGTGTGTTCATaaaggttttttgggttttgttttgtttttcatttcagtttttgGGAGAATTAAGTTTGATCGATGCTGAGCCTTACCTCAAGTATTTGCCTTCACTTATTGCTGGAGCTGCCTTTCACCTGGCTCTCTACACAGTCACGGGACAAAGCTGGGTATGTATTAACAGCTGCCTTGGTCTGGACAGAAAGCTTAGCCATAGCGCGCATTTGGAAGCTCTGCTTCAAGTCTGGGCCACCCACCTGCTGCTAGCAAGGGGAGTAAACAGTCAATAAGACAAAGTGAGTGAGCtaaagtgtgggggtgggggcaccctctcagacaggggagggagggagtaaagAAGGGGGGCgatgtttggaatgtaaataaataatttatagaaATTACAATAACAAAACATGTCAAATATTAGTGCCAGCATTTAGATCAAGTATGAGCTCATGGGCAGTGCCCTGTGCTTTTTAACTAAACACTCAGTGGCTCTCTTCCCTGTAGCCTGAGTCATTGGTACAACAGACTGGATATACCCTAGAAAGTCTGAAGCCTTGTCTCATGGACCTTCACCAGACCTACCTCAAAGCACCACAGCATGCCCAACAGTCCATACGGGAAAAGTACAAGCATTCCAAGTAAGAATCCTGTTCTTCACTTATTAAAGGGTACAATAACCTGCCACAGCTACCTCAGTGAGATCTTAAGTCATGTGTTAGGAAGCTTTTGTGCCTTTGCTTCTGATAAGAGATTGGTAAGGGAACAGATTATGTGTTCTAAGTATCAAATGATTTTAAACTCATTAGTCTAATCAAATAAAAGTAGCATTTCTCCAGTCTTGGGGTACATGAATTGTTCTGTGTGATCTCCCCAATGAATGTTTACTAAAAGgtttttctcttctctgcttAACAGATACCACAGTGTTTCTCTCCTCAACCCACCGGAGACACTAAATGTGTGAGAGTGAAAGACTGCTGGCCTTTGAAATGGGTGTGGCTCAGAGTTCATGCTGTACAGTTTTTTTATCTCGGGTTTTAATTTCACAATCATTTCTGAATGTAGATGTTATAGCCACAGACAAATTATGGTATCCATTgcttttaaaatggttttaattTGTATATCTTTTGTACATGTGTCTATCTTAGATATTCGGATAATTTTAATTGGTTTGTTAACACTGGTGCTGCCAACTGTCAGGATAAGAATAAATTGATTTGGAAATCTTTGCAAGTCAAAGTTAATTTGAGGTAAAAATATGAATGATAATGCTACTTAATAGataatttgatttgttttattgtgGGGGGGGGTTaggaaaagcttttataaaactGAATTTATTTCAGGGAAAAAGACCTTCAAATTAGCAACCAAAATAACCATAAGTACACGAGTCTGTTTTCAGTGTAGCACAACTCATTGGCTCTCACATGTTACAATAGTTTATGGAGATTCTTTATTTATCAACTTTTACAAATAAGGTTTTTACATGAGTTGGAAAGCTTTTGGGCAACAGAAAAGTTTTCCTGAAAGTTTATTCAGAACAATGTTAAAGATGAAACAGTTTATCAAGAAGTTCagcttataataaaaaatatccagAGCTGTTAGCACTGagtagttatatatatatagattatatatatatacatacatacaaatccaCCACTTTAGCTTAATTAGcagttctcttctttttcctccttttcccttgACCTTTACTTGGTCCCTTCTGGTCTGCACTGGGCTGAGCTCTGTGAATGAAGGAACAGAACAGCTCACTGTAGCCTATCTGTCTACATTGGGTCACTGGGACTCTGAAAGGTGCCCCGTTTTATAGAACcagtttttaatgtatatttgaaAGAGGCCAGAAATTTGTTACCTTATTTTCTTTGGATTCTTCTCTGGCTCCAAAAtgatcatttcttcttcttcactaTCTGATAGTACTATAGGGGCACCTGAGAAAAAAGGAGTTTACTACTTAACCACATCTGAGAGGTCCTAATGCTCCCATTTTCCATGCTAATTGAGCTCCTGCCTGGAGGCTGATACACTCTTTCCAAATCTTAACCTGTTTTAAGTAGCTCCTTGTAGCTCTGAAAATTTGTAAAATGTGACTCTTTATTCTGGCCTACACATCTTCTGGGGAAAAATCTAGTTCTTGCTACTGGAGCTGACCATGAAAAATGTAGACAACTGCTTTGTTTGCCTATTTTTCTCTTGaacagtatatatgtgtgtaaataaagCATGCAAACAACCCTTTGTCCATTTGGCTGGCTGTGTGTTGTCTTGACTTTTTGTTCACATGCTACCAGAGTGTGTACTACTAGAAGTTTGGGCAATGGCACTCACAcgggcagctcacaattgcctgacTCTAGCCTTCAAGGCACTCACATATATGTTCGGTTCCTGGCATCCATACTAGGCTGCTCACAAGTTGCAAGTGCCTCTGAACTCTATATACAtactcatgcatatacacatataagacCTTTCTGGGGGCTTCTAAAGTTTCCCATGTTCTAATACTCTACCCTAAAAAGATAGTCACTGCTACCAATGTGGCCATACATATTAACTCAGACAAGTCATACTTAAAGGATGTTTAATAGGTGAAGCTACTACCCTGGCCAATGTATATAACATTTCTTACCACAGAAAATTCTGAGCAGGAGATACTGAGTGATATCTGTGTGCTGGCACCAAGAGTTTCCTTGGAGCTGGCATTATAGAGAGTACTGGACACAAACTCTGGTTATGAGTGAGCATCGAGGGTCTCCACAGCTGAACTACCTCTCTCTGGCCCATGTCATGAGCTTTTTTTATACTTGAATCAAACTAAATAAGGCTGTTGGCAGGAAAGACATTAAATGCCCGtggatataattttgtttttgagacagtatctctaaTCCTGCCGCCTGAAACTCCCTATGAAGAAATTAAGATTTTCCTGCCTAtgtctccacagtgctgggattaaaggtgtatgccaccacacctggctgcatgtagtttttaaaaattgataaaagTATCACTAGTATGCCAAAGCATACTACCAGTTTGCAAAAACATTCTTTTAGAACTGGTATTAATATTTCTATTCAATCATTTAATTAAAATCCCAAAATATCTAGCCTTCCAAAACAGATAATATTCCTATGTATTATCCATAATCTCCATGCAAAATTGTCTCTGTAGTTTAAATAGCTCAATTGTTGTGTCTCTGTACACATTAAAAGCTTCACCTACCTTGGCTCCCAATATCAGAAACGTCTCCAGTGTCCATCTTTGTATCATCAAGAATGACAGCTTCAtcatcctcttccttctcagaaTCTTCAAGGTCACCCCAGGAGTTTTCTATTCCGTCTCCAATCTGGGCAGTTCCAGGAGTCCACAGCACAGGTTTAGAAACACTTTAACAAGTTAAGAAAACTGAATATCCAAAACACTGCTATTTAATGGGCTACTGAGGAGAGATCAAGTTTCCTGTAAGACTGTTTCGTGTTCCACAAATTCTTAGGAATTAATATACTATGGTCTGCTGAATAACATAACTGCACATGATCTTGAGATTATGTAACAATGCATAAAGAACTTGGCCATGTCCTTAACACTGAAGTGCCATTTCTCAAATGGAAATGAATGCTGGATTTTCAGACAGTGctggaatggaacccagggctatAAACAGCTGGAAAAGCGCAGCACCAATGAGCTACATTCCCCAGCTTAGTTggttcttaaaaaagaaaaatggacaatttttagAGATAACAAAGAGCCGCTAGATGTTACATTATCAACTCAATTTGGCATATTTTTCTCTTATAGTACAAGTTCCCCCAAAACAAATTTCAATATGCACACtctagcctttaaaaaaaaaatgcatcttatTACTGTAAAAACCACCAATAAAGATACACTTCTGGAGGAGGTTCAGCCTCAGCAATaatttcttctgctttctcttctatgtTGGAGGTATCAATAGGGGCCTTCTCCATTTTAAATGCTGTGATTCTTTGATTTGCTATAGACTCTGCAAAGCCAAATTTTCCACCTTCTTTCCTGTAGATTTTTGGTAGTGgttgttttggagataaaaagacgagagagaaattaatattttgtCTTTGGTAAATAAGAAATAGACTTGCTAGATTTTTGGTAGCTTTAACTAAACTTGACAACAGACTAGAGTCACTTGAGAAGGGAGGCCTTGATCAGACCAGATATAAGTGAGGGAGTATCTTGACTGTTATGAAAGAGGGCTCACCCACTGTGAGGGCACCATtccctggacaggtggtcctgggctgcaTAGGAACTGTAGAGAAGCACGAGCCCGAGAGCCAGCAATCAGCATTCCTCTGGATCTCAAACACCTCCTTGGCTGAGTGAGTTACCTGATTACAGGGAGTGCTACGGCTCCTCACCACCAGCGGGCTGTGATccggaagtataagccaaataaatcttttgctACCCTATGTTGCTttttgtcagtgttttatcacagcaataggaatcAAACTAGAATACTACCATAGTTATCAAGACATAAAAGTCATAATTATTTACTGAACCTCTGCAGCGCATGTGTGAGGTACCTGAAGTATATTCTCTAATTCTCAAGTCAGCTGTGGCAGAAGGCACCAGGTTCCCACAGAACAAGAACACTGAAGGTGCTTAAGGTAACAGGAAGTTGAGCTGCAAACCAGCATGCTTGTTCTGTTAATTTATTAGATTATTCTTTCACAAGAACatattaacttttaaagaaaacactTCTATAACTTTTTAGAATAAAGTCTCAACTAAACACCAGTACATATAAGTGAGATTAAGTAAAGAGCAAGCATGAAATTTTATGGCTGCCCTTGGGTGAGAAAAACTTAGAAAACATGAATTTAAAGAGCATATAGTTCTGAAAATGATACTCACCTAACTCTCTGGTCATTTTCCAAAGCTTTCTGTATTAGCTCTGTGATTTCTGCTACTTTAACACCAGCTATTTTACTGCATCTGAAAACCTGTTTATAAATACAGGCTGTTACAGACAACAAACCAAACAGCTTTTTTTAATGAGCCCAAAACCATGACATCAATTTTCTACCTTTAATGTTTAAGCATTTCTTTTCCAAATACTAATTTAAGGCACAGTAAATAAAACTaagacaaaatatataaatactacaGAGACCACAGATAAAATGT carries:
- the Ccna2 gene encoding cyclin-A2 — encoded protein: MPGTSRQSNREAGSALLSLHQEDQENVNPEKVAPAQQPRAQAVLKARNVRGAAPQQKLKTRRVAPLKDLPINDDHAAAVPSWKAVSKQPAFTIHVDEAEETQKRPAELKETELEDALAFNAAVSLPRVRKPLTPLDFPMDGSFESSHAMDMSIVLEDEKPVNVNEVPDYQEDIHKYLRDMEVKCKPKVGYMKRQPDITNSMRAILVDWLVEVGEEYKLQNETLHLAVNYIDRFLSSMSVLRGKLQLVGTAAMLLASKFEEIYPPEVAEFVYITDDTYSKKQVLRMEHLVLKVLAFDLAAPTVNQFLTQYFLHLQPANCKVESLAMFLGELSLIDAEPYLKYLPSLIAGAAFHLALYTVTGQSWPESLVQQTGYTLESLKPCLMDLHQTYLKAPQHAQQSIREKYKHSKYHSVSLLNPPETLNV